A window of Paraburkholderia sp. ZP32-5 genomic DNA:
AGCGCACACTGGTCGACAACACGGACTGGATCGGCCTCGTGCGCTATGGTGTGTGCTTCTTCGTGCTGGAGAAGTTTGCGCGCGTGGTGAAGATCACGAACCTCGGCATGTACGCGAGCATGCGCGGTGAAACGCTCGAAGCGTTTCTGAAAACGCGCAAGGTGCCCGAGGCGGTTTAAAGCCGCCGGGGGCTGGTTGGCCGATCCGGTTGCCTGGTATCAGTGTGCCGAATCACTCGCCCAATCGCGTGAAGATCATGCCGACGCCATCACGACTCTGAAAAACGACGCGGTCTGGCAGTTCATCGTCACCGTCGGCATTTGCCGGTGCGGCGTCGACGTTTATCGGCAGCATGAACTCGGTCGCCTGCACCTGAGCGTCGGGATCGTTGTCGAGAAAACATCGAACCACCGCATCGATGACGGACGTGCGGCAAAACGGTTGCATCGTCCATGCGCGCTGCGTGCCGGTAGCAAGTACTTGCGATGGTCCGAGATAAACACGCTCGCCGTTGTCGATTTCCTCGGCTTGCTGTTTGGCGGTCGACCTTTGCTCATCGATTTGAGTACGAGTAGGCCGACGAACTCTTTCTTGCGTGTCCGAGGGGATCAATGCGGATGCGAGCGTATTCAGACCGAGCAGAAAGAACGCATTGGTGTAATTGACTCGCTGGACAGAGCGCACGGCGCCCGGATTAGGAGAACCTTGCTGCTTTGCCTTGACGGATTTCGCGCTGCCGGCTGAGAACTTGCCATGCGCTGTGACGAGATCCAGCCCGGTGGGCGTGAGAGCGGAAGCGATAACGCGTCCCTCCGTCGGCGCTCCACCGAGTTTCATCTTGGCCTTGGCGTTCGAGTAAATCTGGCGTTTCCATTCGCTTTTCGCCATGCCGCCGATCTCGCTGAAT
This region includes:
- a CDS encoding protocatechuate 3,4-dioxygenase (extradiol catechol dioxygenase that catalyzes the oxidative cleavage of substituted catechols; part of the bacterial aromatic compound degradation pathway), with the translated sequence MNPQLVGIEELTGTYPFDIRQSIKAMRLNRFFWQMREAPARTLWLENRAAAYDAAKLTQEERTLVDNTDWIGLVRYGVCFFVLEKFARVVKITNLGMYASMRGETLEAFLKTRKVPEAV